The DNA region attttataaaaaatattcaaatttcttgATTTGAATATACTTCATATAACagttattttattgatatacaTGTAaccttttatttaattcatgAGAAATTAAAGGGTACTCACCTCTCAGCATGAAACCTTCAATTAAAAGTGCttcttgatttattttatattttcagttaaaagaaaatacatttttaaatcaatataaatttgCAATATTTTAATGGATTAAAGTAAAAATTTGTTCTACAAACAAAGAATTTATGAAAGATGGTTgtattaagtaaataaattacatgaaagccaaaataattaatatttaaaaagtgccttcactaaaatatttaacttttattggGTGGGGTGCGCCAGGCCCAAGCAGTAGTGCAGCGCTTGAGCGACACTTGAGAAACCCCAATAGCAAGCTACTGTAGTGGGCTCtccccctaaaaaaaataatttaatatcatgTGGACCGATGACCCACGTATCAGATATTAAACTGATAAGAACAGATACTACACTTGATCTTAGCCAAAAGGCCGAGAAAGGTATGAGTTTATTGTCAGAGGGCTGCTCCATTTTATAAGTACATTCCTTTCCATTTCCAGTCTCATCTTTCGATGTGGGACAATTTTAACTAGCCAGATACAACTCAGTGAACTAACATCTCTAACCAaatgcttgtttttttttcttcttctatctcCAGTATGCAACCAAATTTTGTTGATCAAttctttgaaaaataatataacaaataaaatattaactaaggtttgtcaaatcaaaataatataacaaatataattaataatataacatgTAATGTGATGTCTACATGATTTGTATAGTTTTTTCTTCCTTTGTCAAATCTTCAATTCATTTTGAGTGACAAATTGTCATATCCATTATTAACAGGGTAGTTACATTGTTATTTCTTCGACACTTTGTACAAAATGTTATCATATTAATTGAAAACATTATTTGagtgtgttctttcattttgtAATGTGAATTAAATAGACTTTGATTCATTTTGCTATTTGCTCTCATACTTCACTAGATTTGCCTTTCTTGAATCATGTCACATACaaaaagaaatgatattttcaacTAACAACAATGTTTTAATGCTCTAAACACATTTTCAGTGGCACTCTAACTCTGATAATGCAATATTTACTCGACAAGTTACATTTTGTATAATGTGTGATAAGAGATGTATTTTtgcaatttaatttttgtttctcaacatattttacaatatttaattttatttatttatcacgATACTAAGCATGAAGTATGCTTTAGTATAAAATGTGTACACTTTGTCTAGTAATGAATATACATTATAGAATGCAAGTAACAAGTACAAGCATCAACAATGTTATACACATGTCTAGAGGTGAGCAAATTAGTAAAATCAATCCGTTttgtccgatccgtattaaatccaaactaagtttatccaatctgtaatccaaaccattttactaattaatacggatcggatacggattggattgaaaatggtttggataatccaaactaaaaaatatttatatatatcagcttgaaattagtcaacaattttttttttaattttttaaaaaaaaaatcaattttttttattattattaaatttgaatctgaaaaaaataataaaaataataataaaaaataaaataaaaataaaaataaatatagttgtCAAgtgataataattaaaatatatattatattgagataaaatttaatttaaagaaaattaattaaaaaaaatatttttatttagatagtttggataatttggataatcctaatccaatccgatttaattcaatccgatCTCAATCCGATTCGATCTAAGTCCAATCCGAAATATCAATCCGATTTAGTATTTAGgattcggattggattggatttcggATTAAATCACTCAATGCTTTCTCGTTTATCCCGAGCTAGGAGCTCTGGTTTCTTTCGAACCAAAAGACTCTGAAGTCGCAGGCAAGAGGTCCTAGATAAAACAAATCCGCATCAACAGACGCATAAGCTTGATTACGAAGGTGTAGGAAGAAAATAAGTTCTTCTGATACCAGGGATGTGCTTTTGCTTTAGCTCTAAAATCTCCTTGCCTCAGAAAAAAGAATACTTTCTTTCAGACAGAAGTGAGGAAATCTCACCATCTTCAAGTTCGGTAGCTATTTCTTTCTATATACGTCATTTCGTTCGCCTAGGTAGTGTAAGCTGCCTTTAGCGGGAGCCGGTAGTCAAGGAAGAGAATACCCCGTTTTTCAGGGCTTCTTCGACGAAAAAAAacttctctctttatttttgcAAAAAAAGGACAAGGTCGGATCGGATAGGGCTGCCTAGTATGACTAAGCCAGAGCTCCCGCTCGCTGCCAGACCAGAGCAGGAGCTACCTACCAAAATAGAGTGCTGGGCAGCTATCCTTCAACGCAAGCGAAAGGGACTTTCCACTTCCTTACAGGTTCTATTTCTTCAACCAAACCAGACCACTTCCATTGATTGATTTCCCGCTTCGGTTCGGAAAGATTAGTCAGTATTTTCTTATGATGACTTGGTCGAGAGAGTACGATACATCGGTGTAAAAGTCAAAGATTGAGTTTCATCTGTGAGGTTGGTTATAGTAAGGGCTCGCTTTTCGCACGTACTCACCTTTTTCAGCTCCCTTGCCTTTCTAATCGGCATCTTTAGCTCGTTTCACTGTCATAATGGGATAGATTCACTACACTGGCCCGGGATTTCAAATCATCTCACAGcctcttcaattttttttaaatttcatagatcatttgtgttttttttattaacctctctttgaatttgaaaaataaaataaaaaatgagcaATTATTCTCTTTGTACCTTCTCTGATTTATTTTCACAACTTTTTGGCGATTCTCACGTTGTGAATTTggtatttctttttaatttggATTCAAAATTCAAGAACTAAAACCTGCATACAATCTATAATTGAATCCCAATTTGAGTTTTGCATATAGACATTTGGATGTAATATATGTCAGCTCAAGTAATTTTCAGGTGAATTGTTTGTAATCAAGATCATTCCCCAACAGTTTCAATTTTGCACGTGGAGatgatatttattataattttttggtggtgcttaatcttgctattgtatTGAATTTCAATAGTGCACATATTATGTATCGGGCTTGAACAAATGAAAGCAAAGGACAGGATTCTCGTAAAcagatttattaataatcaattaaaagtaaaagataaagattatataaaatatttaattgctATTTCAAATTATACAATGTACAAAGGTTAATAAACATTGGACTCAAATTGGTGGGGTGCGCCAGGCCCAAGCAGCAGTGTAACACTTGGACGACACATGAATAACCCCAGTAGCAAGCTACTGTAATGGGCCACTCcccctaaaaaaattaatttaatattagagGCCCACGTATCAGATATTAAACTGATAAGAACAGATACTACACTTGATCTTAGCCAAAAGGCCGAGAAAGGTATGAGTTTAACATTAGAGGCTGCTCCAATTTATAATCATTCTCCTTCTCATCTCCAGTCTAAACTTCCAATGTGGGACGTGCTTAACTAGCAAGATGCAAATCAAGTTTATTACCCGTTCTcttaataatacataattaacaCCGTTTTCAAATAAGATATCGTGAATAATAAAACAATTCTTCTATGGTAATTACATTTGATGAAGATATCAGATTTGTCcattaaatataaagaaaaaaaacccACAACAAGAACAACAAGCAACATGCATCTTCAAGATTCTCTTGAAGAAGATATAAAAACTAGTGGCTCTAAACAAAAGCACTTGTCGAAAGCTTGGACATTCTTCTTGGGGAAATAGACAGATCAATGGGAGTACTCACTACAGTTTGATGATCATAAGATTAACCAAAATAGGGAAAAGGATTagtaaaatcaaacaaattccCAGAATAACCGCAATACAAGTCCATTTCCTCGAGCTTTTCTGATACTCCCTGGCCTCAACCAGCTGCTCTGTCCCTCTTCTAACGAACGAGCTTGCGTGTTGCACATGGCTCTCGATATCGTTAAGCTGTTGGCCTTGTGCCTCCACAAGAGCCGCCATATCAAGAAAAACCTGATGTAACTCAATCAAATTCTTCTCTATATCCTTAACCGCATCATGCCTTTCCTGAATCTCAGAAATTGTATCCAAAATCTGCCCTCTCCCTTGTTCCTGAATCGCCTTCTGAAGAAAACTCTCGCTCTCACCATTCGATATCAAGTCATCCACTAGATCATCGCTCGGCTTTTCACCCGTTATGGTAAAATATCTCCTCTCTATCGTTTCCTTGTACTCTGCCTGCATTTTGCTTCTCAGGGCCTGAAACTCGTCCATCATTACCTTCAGCTTTTTTCCTAGCCCACTCACAACCGATATCCTGGTACGGTCCGCCGACGAACCTGGTCCGCACCCTGGTAGGCTGCGATGTGCGACGTTGGATTTCTCCAGGGCCTCAAGTTTGCCTTTAATGAGTTTGACTCGTTTAAGGACTTGGGAAACGTTGGCGTCCATTTGGGACCGGAGCTGTTTGACGGTTTTGGCATTGTGGGCTGTTTTTGTTTCTTCGTTTGATTCTTGAAGTTTCTTGTAGAGAGTCTCGACCTCTTTCATGTCATCTTGGACTTTGTCTACATCTTCAAAGAATTTGTCGAGGTTGATTGTTTCGTTTTCGGTACCCGCACCACCTGCCTCGATATCATCGACATGGACCTGTTTCTTGAGGTCCTGGTATTTCTTGAAGGAACCCGAGAAGAGATCGTTCATCTTTGCTTTGTTTGATCTCAGCCGGGTTTTGGCTGTTTAGGAGAGGTTTTGCTTTACTTGCAGGGATTTGGTatgggagaaggagaaggagagaaaatggagaaattgaagGATTGATGAAAAAGATATTACTTAGTGGGATgtcatgtttttaaattttagaggGTTTGtggttattattatttgattatagcCAATCATAATCAGATTAATCAATTTGAGGCAACTCGCTAAAGCAGGGGAGAATTAGAAGATTTAGACATTCCATGAATAAATTAGATCTTGCTAGCTTGGAGGAGAGAGATTTTCTGATGATAAAGAAAGAGAATAAGATTTGAGTTATTCAGTAACTTGCGGGATCTCTTATTCTTTCAGGAGACGTGGTTCCAATCAAGTTCATGATCATGTCTGTCAGATTAAGAACATGTTCAacacttgttttattttatggGATATTCTAAACAAGTTGGTCTCTCTATATCCGAAGAAACCCCAAAATAGTATTTGAGTACTATTTTTGGGAGAAACGATTTAGGTTTCTTCAGATAATGGCTGTCTTTTGACTTTACTACATCTAATTAGTTATGTATTCTTATAATAGGTTAATAGGGACAactctcatttaaaaaaaaaaaaaaaaattatgccaCCAAGATGGTTTGATTattgcaatatatatatttgaaaaatgtaacttttattaaaaagagcgTAATATACGTTTAAACGTTacaaaatagaaagaaaaaacaaaacaataaataaaaaagcaacgtaaaatttttaaatgccgataaaatcgaaaaattctcatcccgtataggctttttttttcttccgGATTGAAGCGAACGCGTGTAACATAAATTCTTTGAGACGCTCgtatccataattttttttttcgaaatttttatatttctttttttcagATTGTCCACCACATGATGAGGGGAATAGTTTTCCAATCGTCCGCGATTTTGTTGCAAGAACTCCATTAAATTAATGACTCAGAAGTCGGCGACTTGTGTTGTGTATCCCATTTAAATTGACGAAGGTTCTGCAAAAAAGTCCACATGTTTTTGACAATGTCACgatgaagaaaaatatgatCAATGAAATTTTTACTCTTTAAACAAATGTTACATCTGCTAGCAAGatgaaatcattttattttccaGTTTGTTAGATGTCAAACTCCTTCATTGATAACTTTTCAACTAAATAacgagattttttatttaattatttccacACCTCTTTCCAAGGAAACATGGATGGTGTTATTTAGAGAGACGCATGATAAATATAACTAGTTTTAAAATCGGAAGAGCCGGATAGAGAAACTTATCGTTAGTCTCTTGATCAATCGAAACATTAGTAAGAGCATCTATGAGGAGATCATGTCTCCCCTCCTCTTCGATGAAAAGTCGTCTATTTAAAGGAATTCTCCAAACAATTTGATTAGATGTGAGACAAAAACAGTCTGTCACTTTAACCTCTTTTTTACTAAAGATATCAAAAAATACCGACAAGCGTCTGACAATTTTCCGTTGGGTTGCTACGGATCATTCCATAAATCGATTTTTTACCATTACTGAAATTAATATGATCAATTGAAACTGTTAGGTTTTCTGAGAACAAGAGATGAATTTAGAGAATCAGAATGTATACACGATAATGGAAAATTAGAATAATGTTCCCtatttatataatcataatttataCAATGATCATTCAATTGTACaagaatatatgaaattatactaaactttttaatttaaccTATTACAACTCAATGACTAGGcattacataaattatatataattcttacatTCCCTTCTCAAGATGAATATCTTTAAGATTCATCTTGCTTCTAAGATTGAAAAAAGCTTTGAACTCTAAATCCCAAGTTAAGTTGTTTTTAAATGCTTTCAATTCTTCATCCATTGCATTTTGCCAATGTTTGAATTGAGAAGCCTCTTTGTATGTTTGAGGTTATTtaatggtaaaaatattacccaaaaATTCAAGATGTTCATTGTCCTTATAATTAGTGAAGTAAGGAAATGTATTGGattataaattgttttcatCTAGTTCAtcatgaaaaatatttgaatcacCATTAGGGCTAGTCAAATGATCATCATGATTGTCTACCATTGATGTATCATTAGACTCCAATATTTATGATTCTTAATctgaattagaaaaaataaaatcttcttttaaagaaattttgtttcatttttcagcccttttttttatatggaaaaatattttcatgaaaaacTATCTCTCTCGAAACAAAAATGACTTCATTTGCGATATCAAAAACTCTAAACTCTTTTTGTCCTGAAGAATACCCAATAAAAATGCATTTTCTTACTCTCggttcaaattttgatttttgaggAATATTATTTTTGGCGAAACATAAA from Impatiens glandulifera chromosome 5, dImpGla2.1, whole genome shotgun sequence includes:
- the LOC124940425 gene encoding syntaxin-124-like produces the protein MNDLFSGSFKKYQDLKKQVHVDDIEAGGAGTENETINLDKFFEDVDKVQDDMKEVETLYKKLQESNEETKTAHNAKTVKQLRSQMDANVSQVLKRVKLIKGKLEALEKSNVAHRSLPGCGPGSSADRTRISVVSGLGKKLKVMMDEFQALRSKMQAEYKETIERRYFTITGEKPSDDLVDDLISNGESESFLQKAIQEQGRGQILDTISEIQERHDAVKDIEKNLIELHQVFLDMAALVEAQGQQLNDIESHVQHASSFVRRGTEQLVEAREYQKSSRKWTCIAVILGICLILLILFPILVNLMIIKL